From a single Arthrobacter sp. SLBN-112 genomic region:
- a CDS encoding glycoside hydrolase family 13 protein translates to MSTTATLATLSDSDRPADPNWWRQASVYQIYPRSFADSNGDGIGDLKGITAKVPYLKSLGIDAVWLSPFYPSALADGGYDVDDYRDVDPKLGTLDDFDEMAAALHEAGIKLIADIVPNHSSNRHRWFQEALASPKGSPARDRYIFRDGKGPNGEFPPSDWDSVFGGPAWERITEPDGTPGQWYMHIFAKEQPDLNWSNREIRDDFLKTLRFWSDRGVDGFRVDVAHALTKDLTEPLLSKLELSAANTGVDGFDDGTHPFWDRDEVHEIYAEWREVFNEYNPPRTAVAEAWVHATRRARYASPQGLGQAFNFDLLQADFDAAEYKEIITRNLAEAAATGASSTWVFSNHDVVRHATRYGLPQVAKEKAGAKGQDGKDWLLAGGPKDQLDVELGERRARAATLLMLAVPGSAYLYQGEELGLQEVAEIPESERQDPSFFRNKGVEIGRDGCRVPLPWKVEGTSFGFGEGGSHLPQPDWFSKYAVEAQDGTDGSTLELYRKALKLRRELMTDEALEWAENGNPDVLHFKRPNGWQSVTNFGNTAVELPAGEVLVSSGPLEDGKLPANTTAWLR, encoded by the coding sequence TTGTCAACCACTGCCACACTGGCAACCCTGTCCGACTCCGACCGTCCGGCCGACCCCAACTGGTGGCGCCAGGCCTCGGTCTACCAGATCTATCCGCGCAGCTTTGCGGACTCCAATGGCGATGGCATCGGTGACTTGAAGGGCATCACCGCCAAGGTCCCGTACCTGAAGTCGCTGGGCATCGACGCCGTTTGGCTGAGCCCGTTCTACCCCTCCGCGCTCGCCGACGGCGGCTACGACGTGGACGACTACCGCGACGTGGACCCCAAGCTGGGCACGCTGGACGACTTCGACGAAATGGCTGCCGCGCTGCACGAGGCCGGCATCAAGCTCATTGCCGACATCGTCCCCAACCACTCCTCCAACCGGCACAGGTGGTTCCAGGAGGCCCTTGCCTCGCCAAAGGGCTCACCGGCACGCGACCGCTACATCTTCCGTGACGGCAAAGGCCCCAACGGTGAGTTCCCGCCGTCGGACTGGGACTCGGTGTTCGGCGGACCCGCCTGGGAGCGCATCACCGAACCGGACGGCACCCCCGGCCAGTGGTACATGCACATCTTCGCCAAGGAACAGCCGGACCTGAACTGGTCCAACCGCGAGATCCGGGATGACTTCCTGAAGACCCTGCGGTTCTGGTCCGACCGCGGCGTTGACGGTTTCCGCGTCGACGTGGCCCACGCCCTCACCAAGGACCTCACCGAGCCGCTGCTTTCCAAGCTGGAACTGAGCGCCGCCAACACGGGCGTGGACGGATTCGACGACGGGACGCACCCGTTCTGGGACCGCGACGAGGTCCACGAGATCTACGCCGAATGGCGCGAAGTGTTCAACGAGTACAACCCGCCGCGCACAGCCGTTGCCGAAGCCTGGGTGCACGCCACCCGGCGTGCCCGCTACGCCAGCCCCCAGGGGCTGGGCCAGGCGTTCAACTTCGACCTGCTGCAGGCTGACTTCGACGCCGCCGAGTACAAGGAGATCATCACCCGCAACCTGGCCGAGGCCGCCGCCACCGGTGCCTCCTCCACGTGGGTGTTCTCCAATCACGACGTCGTGCGGCACGCCACCCGCTACGGGCTGCCCCAGGTGGCCAAGGAAAAGGCCGGCGCCAAGGGCCAGGACGGCAAGGACTGGCTGCTGGCCGGCGGACCCAAGGACCAGCTGGACGTTGAACTGGGCGAGCGCCGTGCGCGGGCCGCCACCCTGTTGATGCTCGCCGTTCCGGGATCCGCCTACCTCTACCAGGGCGAGGAACTGGGCCTTCAGGAAGTGGCCGAGATTCCCGAATCGGAGCGGCAGGATCCGTCCTTCTTCCGCAACAAGGGCGTGGAAATCGGCCGCGACGGCTGCCGTGTGCCGCTGCCCTGGAAGGTGGAGGGCACCTCCTTCGGATTCGGCGAGGGCGGCTCCCACCTGCCGCAGCCGGACTGGTTCAGCAAGTACGCCGTTGAGGCCCAGGACGGGACCGATGGCTCCACCCTGGAGCTCTACCGCAAGGCCCTGAAGCTCCGCCGCGAACTAATGACGGACGAGGCACTCGAGTGGGCCGAAAACGGCAATCCGGATGTCCTGCACTTCAAGCGGCCCAACGGCTGGCAGTCCGTGACCAACTTCGGGAACACCGCCGTCGAGCTTCCGGCCGGCGAGGTGCTTGTCAGCAGCGGCCCGCTGGAGGACGGCAAGCTGCCGGCAAACACCACCGCCTGGTTGCGTTGA
- a CDS encoding HpcH/HpaI aldolase/citrate lyase family protein → MTSTIAAETVRPERNIPAEIARSWLLVNAMKPELFDQSAVSRADSIILDIEDAVDPSQKDQARGNVIDWLTAGGKAWVRINDATSPFWADDLAGLRGTPGLLGVMLAKTESADQVTESFHRMDGKTPVIPLVESALGIEEANHIAKAQGAFRLAFGSGDFRRDTGMAATPEAMAYPRAKLVVASRVGNLPGPIDGPTVGTNHPILREQTGITVMMGMTGKLCLAIDQTPVINEVISPTPSDVAWATDFMNDFEANGRVIRDGSDLPRLGRAEKIMKLAVAFGVQPAL, encoded by the coding sequence ATGACGTCTACCATCGCCGCCGAAACCGTTAGGCCGGAACGCAATATCCCCGCAGAGATCGCCCGTTCCTGGCTGCTGGTCAATGCCATGAAGCCGGAGCTTTTCGACCAGTCGGCCGTCTCCCGTGCCGACTCGATCATCCTGGATATTGAAGATGCGGTGGACCCCTCCCAGAAGGACCAGGCCCGCGGCAACGTGATCGACTGGCTGACCGCCGGCGGCAAGGCCTGGGTCCGGATCAACGACGCCACCAGCCCGTTCTGGGCCGATGACCTCGCCGGGCTGCGCGGCACGCCGGGCCTGCTGGGCGTCATGCTCGCCAAGACCGAATCCGCGGACCAGGTCACCGAGAGCTTCCACCGCATGGATGGCAAGACCCCCGTGATCCCCCTGGTGGAATCCGCCCTCGGCATCGAGGAAGCCAACCACATCGCCAAGGCCCAGGGCGCGTTCCGCCTGGCCTTCGGTTCCGGCGACTTCCGCCGCGACACGGGCATGGCTGCCACCCCGGAGGCCATGGCCTACCCGCGGGCCAAGCTCGTGGTCGCCAGCCGGGTGGGCAACCTGCCCGGTCCCATCGACGGTCCCACCGTCGGCACCAACCACCCCATCCTGCGCGAGCAGACCGGCATCACCGTGATGATGGGCATGACCGGGAAGCTGTGCCTGGCCATTGACCAGACGCCGGTCATCAACGAGGTCATCAGCCCCACGCCGTCGGACGTCGCCTGGGCCACCGACTTCATGAACGACTTCGAGGCCAACGGCCGCGTCATCCGCGACGGCTCCGACCTGCCCCGACTGGGCCGCGCCGAGAAGATCATGAAGCTCGCCGTCGCCTTCGGGGTGCAGCCCGCGCTGTAG
- a CDS encoding MaoC family dehydratase produces the protein MSPTFNELSAGQEIGSRTIEVTRTDLVKYAGASGDFNPIHWNEAFATGVELPGVIAHGMFTMGSAVQLVTDWAGDPAAVVDFQTRFTKPVLVTDTTGTDEPGATIEVSGTIGKLDADAGTARVDLTVVSAGQKVLMKAQAVVKLS, from the coding sequence ATGAGCCCCACCTTCAATGAACTGAGCGCCGGCCAGGAAATCGGCAGCCGCACCATCGAAGTCACCCGGACCGACCTGGTGAAGTACGCCGGTGCTTCCGGCGACTTCAACCCGATCCACTGGAACGAGGCCTTCGCCACCGGCGTGGAGCTGCCGGGCGTCATCGCGCACGGCATGTTCACCATGGGTTCGGCCGTCCAGCTGGTCACCGACTGGGCAGGCGACCCCGCCGCCGTCGTCGACTTCCAGACCCGTTTCACCAAGCCCGTCCTGGTCACCGACACCACCGGCACGGACGAGCCCGGCGCCACCATCGAGGTCAGCGGCACCATCGGGAAGCTCGACGCCGATGCAGGCACCGCCCGCGTCGACCTCACCGTTGTCTCGGCCGGGCAAAAAGTGCTGATGAAGGCCCAGGCCGTCGTCAAACTGTCGTGA
- a CDS encoding DUF2797 domain-containing protein, producing MTDTRYLVHGVFWDGQPPGTSPSAGSKAADHARTTDDAGGPVLRLQSPEGDFRQLSLHRGERLGFEVVEPGRSCLGHVRVQSASSRSHILCSAGSPASRGKQCERCFVLDESRLMHDFHRGGRVTPGLRDYLMQEHWLYIATFAGGTTKVGTASGPRKWNRLAEQGAAMAAYVARAQDGRVVRVLEDLVTADVGLTQQVRSAAKADALLQPLPATDLQAINASAAGEVRALLACTAVVGFETVEEQWVRPAHAEALYGTGQRHAYPHALDQGQHGFRITAMSGANVLARLDGTDAAFVVNLSQLAARTIKLGDYASEVPAVQESLF from the coding sequence GTGACCGATACCCGCTATTTGGTCCACGGGGTCTTTTGGGATGGGCAGCCGCCGGGTACCAGCCCATCGGCCGGTTCCAAGGCGGCGGATCATGCCAGGACAACGGACGACGCCGGCGGCCCGGTTTTGCGCCTCCAGTCACCGGAGGGGGACTTCCGGCAGCTCAGCCTCCACCGCGGCGAACGCCTCGGTTTCGAGGTGGTGGAGCCCGGCAGGTCTTGCCTGGGCCACGTCCGCGTCCAGTCGGCAAGCTCGCGCAGCCACATCCTCTGCTCCGCCGGTTCGCCCGCGTCACGCGGAAAGCAATGCGAGCGGTGTTTTGTGCTGGACGAGTCCCGGCTGATGCACGACTTCCACCGGGGCGGCCGGGTCACTCCGGGCCTGCGTGACTACCTGATGCAGGAACACTGGCTGTACATTGCCACCTTCGCCGGCGGTACCACCAAGGTGGGCACGGCCTCCGGTCCCAGGAAGTGGAACAGGCTCGCGGAGCAGGGCGCCGCCATGGCGGCTTATGTTGCCCGGGCGCAGGATGGCCGCGTGGTGCGGGTGCTTGAGGATCTGGTGACTGCCGACGTCGGCCTGACGCAGCAGGTGCGCTCCGCAGCCAAGGCGGACGCCCTGCTGCAGCCGCTTCCAGCCACGGACCTGCAGGCCATCAACGCCAGCGCAGCCGGCGAGGTGCGTGCCCTCCTGGCGTGCACCGCCGTCGTCGGCTTCGAAACTGTGGAGGAACAGTGGGTCCGACCCGCGCACGCTGAAGCCCTCTACGGGACCGGCCAACGCCATGCCTACCCGCACGCGCTGGACCAGGGGCAGCACGGCTTCCGAATCACGGCAATGAGCGGGGCGAACGTGCTGGCCCGGCTCGATGGCACGGACGCCGCGTTCGTGGTGAACCTGTCCCAACTGGCCGCCCGGACCATCAAACTTGGTGATTACGCTTCGGAGGTCCCGGCAGTACAGGAGTCCTTGTTCTAG
- a CDS encoding ArsR/SmtB family transcription factor: MLSSAQAPLYEIKANLFKGLAHPARIRILELLAAAPQETAAVSYLLAETGLEASHLSQHLATLRRHRVVTSVRTANAVTYQLAHPGVSQLLAIARTFLLDSLSESNEQLRLAQQLPAEHLSRGSAS, encoded by the coding sequence TTGCTGTCTTCCGCCCAAGCTCCGCTGTACGAGATCAAGGCCAATCTGTTCAAGGGCCTGGCGCACCCGGCCCGGATCCGGATCCTTGAACTGCTGGCCGCAGCTCCGCAGGAAACTGCGGCCGTCAGCTACCTTCTGGCAGAGACCGGGCTTGAAGCCTCGCACCTCTCCCAGCACCTGGCCACCCTGCGCAGGCATAGGGTGGTGACCTCCGTACGCACCGCCAACGCCGTGACTTACCAACTGGCGCACCCAGGGGTTTCGCAACTGCTCGCCATCGCCCGGACCTTCCTCCTGGACAGCCTGTCCGAATCGAACGAACAGCTCCGGCTGGCACAGCAACTGCCGGCGGAGCACCTGTCCCGCGGATCAGCCTCGTGA
- a CDS encoding aldo/keto reductase, with protein MQEVIYGCMGLGGSWSDEPHGSHHVDQAAAAVQAALDAGITLFDHADIYRSGKSEAVFGEVLAGTPGLRERIRLQTKCGIRLNERGLQTHYDLSREAILERVNGSLERLRTGYVDILLLHRPDPLADPAEVASAVGQLMDEGKVRQLGVSNMSAAQIEVLQDRLESPVVANQLEMSLLKRAWLESQVLVNHPEHLDYSFPHGTVEYCVRNNITLQAYGSLARGVYTGAEPDSPTSADAATAELVAALAGQYGTSGEAVLLGWLMKHPAGIAPVIGTVNPDRIRACGDAARVAQALSRADWYKLWVTARGSNIP; from the coding sequence ATGCAGGAAGTCATCTACGGATGCATGGGACTGGGCGGCAGCTGGTCTGACGAGCCACATGGAAGCCACCATGTGGACCAGGCCGCTGCCGCCGTCCAGGCGGCCCTGGACGCCGGGATCACCCTGTTCGACCATGCGGACATCTACCGCAGCGGCAAGTCCGAAGCTGTGTTCGGCGAGGTCCTGGCCGGCACGCCGGGCCTGCGGGAGCGGATCCGGCTGCAGACCAAGTGCGGCATCAGGCTGAACGAACGCGGCCTGCAGACCCACTACGACCTGAGCCGGGAGGCCATCCTGGAACGGGTCAACGGCAGCCTGGAACGGCTCCGGACCGGCTACGTGGATATCCTCCTGCTGCACCGCCCGGACCCCCTGGCGGACCCTGCGGAGGTGGCATCCGCCGTCGGGCAGCTTATGGACGAAGGCAAGGTCCGGCAACTGGGCGTGTCCAACATGTCCGCAGCGCAAATTGAGGTGCTGCAGGACCGGCTGGAATCCCCGGTGGTGGCCAACCAGCTGGAGATGAGCCTGCTCAAGCGGGCATGGCTGGAAAGCCAGGTCCTGGTCAACCACCCGGAACACCTGGACTACAGCTTCCCGCACGGGACGGTGGAGTACTGCGTCCGCAACAACATCACCCTGCAGGCGTACGGCTCCCTGGCGCGCGGTGTGTATACCGGTGCGGAACCGGACAGCCCCACCTCAGCCGATGCGGCAACTGCCGAACTCGTGGCGGCGCTTGCGGGACAGTACGGCACCTCCGGTGAGGCTGTCCTGCTCGGCTGGCTGATGAAGCATCCGGCCGGGATCGCACCGGTGATCGGAACGGTGAACCCGGACCGGATCCGGGCCTGCGGTGACGCGGCCCGGGTGGCGCAGGCCCTCAGCCGCGCCGACTGGTACAAACTCTGGGTCACGGCGCGCGGGAGCAACATCCCCTAA
- a CDS encoding DUF3188 domain-containing protein: MLNEFWATAPTRYKVLVFSAMGLIAVGIILNIIGNTSGNQTLAMASLPLIGLGLVLHVVGIVVRGQSIRKNIRR; this comes from the coding sequence GTGCTGAACGAATTCTGGGCCACCGCGCCAACCCGTTATAAAGTCCTGGTCTTCAGCGCGATGGGACTGATCGCCGTCGGCATCATCCTCAACATCATCGGCAACACCAGCGGCAACCAAACCCTGGCCATGGCCTCCCTGCCCCTGATCGGGCTGGGCCTTGTCCTGCACGTCGTGGGCATCGTGGTCCGCGGCCAGTCGATCCGCAAGAACATCAGGCGCTAG
- a CDS encoding MFS transporter — protein MSAGAGIEATSLQVRHWRNAVVVAYTASGLAFASWVSRLPAMRDALDLSPGAVGVILLCMTLGSFASVSASGLIVLRLGSKRTIRTGSIMAGLGLLAAGFGTTVLSYPVATAVGLAVIGLGTGSWNTASNVEGAAVERAVGRHIMPRLHGAFSLGTVAGAGLGAAAAAASVPVFWHLAAAGTVVAVSVATAASWFRADITPVAGERTYSPDNFEDPTTGPIPVIPAGSTPDAPLDNKRRIAQAWRDRRTLLLGVLVLGLALAEGAAGDWVALALADGHGQSDAAGAAGYGLFVTFMTIGRFAGTVVLDRFGRVPVMRWCAALAVLGLAVFVFAPAPWLAYVGLAAWGLGASLGFPVGMSAAADDPAKAAARVSVVSTIGYGAFLCGPPLLGLLAEHVGILHSLLAVMVMLAVSFVLSPVARKAG, from the coding sequence TTGAGCGCAGGAGCCGGAATCGAGGCCACGTCCCTCCAGGTCAGGCACTGGCGGAACGCCGTGGTGGTGGCCTACACAGCAAGCGGCCTGGCCTTCGCCTCCTGGGTGTCGCGGCTGCCCGCCATGCGGGATGCGCTGGATCTTAGCCCCGGCGCCGTCGGCGTCATCCTGCTGTGCATGACGCTTGGCTCCTTCGCTTCCGTGTCCGCCTCCGGCCTCATCGTGCTGCGGCTGGGGTCCAAACGGACCATCCGTACTGGCAGCATCATGGCGGGATTAGGCCTGCTGGCGGCGGGTTTTGGCACAACCGTGCTGTCATACCCTGTGGCAACCGCTGTTGGCCTGGCCGTCATCGGCTTGGGAACCGGGAGCTGGAACACCGCCTCCAACGTGGAAGGCGCGGCGGTGGAGCGTGCCGTGGGCCGGCACATCATGCCGCGGCTCCATGGCGCCTTCAGCCTGGGAACCGTGGCCGGCGCGGGATTGGGCGCCGCTGCGGCTGCTGCATCTGTGCCCGTGTTCTGGCACCTTGCGGCGGCAGGAACAGTGGTGGCCGTGTCGGTGGCGACGGCGGCGTCCTGGTTCCGTGCCGACATCACCCCGGTGGCGGGGGAGCGCACCTACTCCCCGGACAACTTCGAAGACCCCACCACGGGCCCTATTCCCGTAATCCCTGCCGGTAGCACCCCTGACGCGCCGCTGGACAACAAGCGCAGGATCGCCCAGGCGTGGCGGGACCGCCGGACGCTGCTGCTGGGCGTCCTGGTGCTCGGCCTCGCCCTGGCCGAAGGCGCGGCGGGGGACTGGGTGGCCCTTGCCCTGGCGGACGGCCACGGACAGAGCGATGCCGCCGGTGCTGCCGGCTATGGCCTTTTCGTCACGTTCATGACCATCGGCCGGTTCGCCGGGACAGTGGTGCTGGACCGCTTCGGCCGGGTGCCCGTCATGCGCTGGTGCGCCGCCCTGGCGGTCCTGGGCCTGGCGGTGTTTGTCTTCGCCCCTGCGCCGTGGCTCGCGTACGTGGGCCTCGCGGCCTGGGGCCTGGGCGCCTCCCTGGGCTTCCCGGTGGGCATGTCCGCCGCGGCCGACGATCCTGCGAAGGCCGCGGCCCGCGTGTCAGTGGTGTCCACCATCGGCTACGGCGCGTTCCTGTGCGGGCCCCCGCTCCTCGGCCTGCTGGCCGAACACGTGGGGATCCTGCACTCACTCCTCGCCGTGATGGTGATGCTCGCCGTGAGCTTCGTGTTGTCCCCGGTGGCCCGGAAGGCCGGCTAG
- a CDS encoding FAS1-like dehydratase domain-containing protein, producing MTINPDLQGRSYPAAEVYDVGREKIREFARAVKATHPAHFDVDAATALGHTDLVAPPTFAIIIAQRADAQLIEDPDAGIDFSRVVHADQRFTHHRPIVAGDRLVAELHVDGVRAMGGGAMITTRSEIFALASGDSREPVTTTTSSILVRGEGQ from the coding sequence ATGACTATCAATCCGGATCTGCAGGGCCGAAGCTACCCTGCCGCAGAGGTGTACGACGTTGGCCGCGAGAAAATCCGCGAGTTCGCCCGCGCGGTCAAAGCCACCCACCCTGCACACTTCGACGTCGATGCCGCCACGGCCCTGGGCCACACTGACCTGGTTGCACCCCCCACCTTCGCCATCATCATCGCCCAGCGGGCGGATGCCCAGCTCATCGAGGATCCGGACGCCGGCATCGACTTCTCCCGCGTGGTCCACGCGGACCAGCGCTTCACCCACCACCGGCCCATCGTTGCCGGCGACCGGCTCGTCGCGGAACTCCACGTCGACGGCGTCCGGGCCATGGGCGGCGGCGCCATGATTACCACACGCTCGGAGATCTTCGCCCTCGCTTCCGGCGACTCCCGGGAACCGGTCACCACCACCACGTCATCCATCCTGGTCCGCGGAGAGGGACAGTAA
- a CDS encoding ROK family transcriptional regulator: protein MPELVPATPQLLRRVSAGAVLEFLRASAAVTVTDVMAATGLTRATTIAVCEDLVRRGWVLERENQREFGGYQKGRPARRFELNERAGVVLGMDIGYAKVTVVVSDLRGRTLGRSSRPFQAGEVGSRERIAFIDGVAGAALHSAGMGAGQVLAVCAGVAAPVDRHGDVVATQEFWGLFDLGLRPALKETRGWTVLLENDANLAALGDRWQGAAAGIDDVVVILASERLGSGIVEGGRLVHGTRGSAGELAYLDLVEGVGDTYGIAYLARTWATDALATTAPTTLRSVQGRVQAEQVFTAAEQGDAVALGILDRLADRMARVIGTVATLLNPELVVIGGGVADSAGMLLGPISERLKEFTATPARVAVSPLGDSIVTVGAVRCALDYVERNSLDLELAAPATPA from the coding sequence ATGCCTGAATTGGTTCCGGCGACTCCCCAACTCCTGCGGCGGGTCAGTGCCGGCGCAGTCCTGGAGTTCCTGCGCGCCTCGGCCGCTGTGACCGTCACGGACGTCATGGCAGCAACGGGCCTGACCCGTGCCACCACCATCGCCGTCTGCGAGGACCTGGTCCGCCGGGGCTGGGTCCTGGAGCGGGAGAACCAGCGCGAATTCGGCGGGTACCAGAAGGGCCGCCCGGCCCGCCGCTTCGAACTCAACGAGCGCGCAGGCGTGGTCCTGGGCATGGACATCGGCTACGCCAAGGTCACCGTGGTGGTTTCGGACCTCCGGGGCCGGACCCTGGGACGGTCCAGCCGCCCCTTCCAGGCCGGCGAGGTGGGCTCCCGGGAGCGCATAGCCTTCATCGACGGAGTGGCTGGGGCGGCGCTGCACTCGGCGGGAATGGGGGCCGGGCAGGTGCTGGCAGTTTGCGCCGGAGTTGCCGCACCGGTTGACCGGCACGGCGACGTGGTGGCCACGCAGGAGTTCTGGGGACTGTTCGACCTGGGACTGCGGCCGGCCCTCAAGGAAACCCGGGGTTGGACCGTGCTGCTGGAAAACGACGCCAACCTTGCTGCCCTGGGTGACCGCTGGCAGGGCGCGGCCGCGGGGATTGACGACGTGGTGGTGATCCTGGCCAGCGAACGGCTGGGTTCAGGCATCGTTGAGGGCGGCCGGCTGGTCCACGGAACGCGCGGCAGCGCCGGGGAACTCGCGTACCTGGATCTGGTGGAAGGGGTGGGCGACACCTACGGCATCGCGTACCTTGCCCGTACCTGGGCCACCGACGCCCTGGCCACCACGGCCCCCACCACCCTCCGCTCCGTCCAGGGTCGGGTGCAAGCTGAACAGGTCTTCACCGCTGCGGAACAGGGTGACGCTGTGGCGCTGGGCATCCTGGACCGGCTGGCGGACAGGATGGCGAGGGTGATAGGGACCGTGGCCACCCTGCTCAACCCCGAGCTGGTGGTGATCGGCGGCGGCGTTGCCGATTCCGCAGGCATGCTCCTCGGGCCCATCAGCGAGCGCCTGAAGGAGTTCACCGCCACCCCGGCACGGGTGGCAGTATCCCCGCTGGGCGATTCAATCGTCACGGTGGGTGCCGTGCGCTGCGCCCTGGACTACGTGGAGAGGAACTCCCTGGACCTGGAGCTGGCCGCGCCGGCCACCCCGGCATAA
- a CDS encoding SulP family inorganic anion transporter codes for MTATAATGRATARAAQRLTRFLPSRQDYAGLRSSWRTDLLAGITVGIVALPLALAFGVSSGVGAEAGLITAIVAGMVAALMGGSSVQVSGPTGAMVVVLAPVVAVHGPGSVAPLSLMAGLLVCVMGFSGLGRAVAFIPWPVVEGFTLGIAAIIFLQQVPLATGTSGVPGHNTVIAAVEAASAAQAPTVLLTLALVAMVAVVMVLLQKLFRALPASLVAVLLATASAELLQLDVPRIGPLPHSLPAPAVPAVDMATLGSLAMPAVAIAVLAAIESLLSARVAAGMAGPDGRPTGPYSPDRELTGQGLASIAAGLFGGMPATGAIARTAVNVRSGARTRLAAAVHAVVLLGITYLASGMVSRIPLAALGGILMVTATRMVSRRTVAAILRSTRADAAVFVLTAIITVAFDLIVAIQIGLAAAALFALRKFASLSGVQREPIPGPSADGDEHIAVLRLDGAMFFGAAERILQEISQVNDVQVAIIRLSQLRMLDATGAHALVEVISALELRGITVLLKGVRPDHLDLVTNVGVIRSLRHHKHLFQHLPDAVEHARNHVLRNAAASA; via the coding sequence GTGACGGCCACCGCCGCCACCGGCCGCGCCACTGCCAGAGCCGCCCAGAGGCTCACCAGATTCCTCCCTTCCCGGCAGGATTACGCCGGTCTTCGCTCATCGTGGCGCACGGACCTGCTGGCCGGCATCACCGTGGGCATTGTCGCCCTGCCGCTGGCCCTCGCATTCGGGGTGAGCTCCGGGGTGGGCGCCGAGGCCGGGCTTATCACCGCAATCGTGGCCGGCATGGTGGCAGCCCTTATGGGCGGATCGTCGGTGCAGGTTTCGGGGCCCACCGGCGCCATGGTGGTGGTCCTGGCGCCCGTAGTGGCGGTCCATGGCCCAGGCAGCGTAGCCCCGCTGTCATTGATGGCGGGGCTGCTGGTCTGCGTTATGGGATTCAGCGGCCTGGGCCGGGCCGTCGCCTTCATCCCCTGGCCGGTGGTGGAGGGCTTCACGCTGGGGATCGCGGCCATCATCTTCCTCCAGCAGGTTCCGCTCGCGACGGGCACGTCCGGCGTCCCGGGACACAACACCGTGATCGCCGCCGTTGAAGCTGCCTCAGCCGCGCAGGCTCCCACAGTCCTGTTGACGCTCGCCCTCGTGGCGATGGTCGCCGTCGTGATGGTCCTGCTGCAAAAGCTGTTCCGGGCCCTTCCAGCGAGCCTGGTGGCGGTCCTCCTGGCCACGGCATCGGCCGAACTCCTGCAGCTGGATGTCCCGCGGATCGGCCCACTGCCCCATTCCCTTCCCGCGCCGGCAGTGCCCGCCGTGGACATGGCCACCTTGGGCAGCCTTGCCATGCCCGCGGTCGCCATCGCCGTCCTTGCCGCCATCGAATCGCTGCTCTCCGCAAGGGTGGCCGCGGGAATGGCCGGCCCCGACGGCAGGCCCACCGGACCCTACAGCCCTGACCGTGAGCTGACCGGCCAGGGCCTGGCTTCCATCGCCGCCGGACTGTTCGGCGGCATGCCCGCCACCGGAGCCATTGCCAGGACCGCGGTCAACGTGCGTTCCGGGGCCAGGACCCGCCTTGCCGCAGCCGTTCACGCCGTCGTGTTGCTGGGCATCACTTACCTGGCGTCCGGAATGGTCAGCCGCATCCCGCTGGCAGCACTGGGCGGGATCCTGATGGTTACGGCTACACGGATGGTTTCCCGGCGCACCGTTGCCGCCATCCTCCGCTCCACCCGGGCAGACGCAGCAGTCTTCGTCCTCACGGCGATCATTACCGTGGCCTTCGACCTGATCGTCGCCATCCAGATCGGGCTGGCCGCGGCGGCGCTCTTCGCGCTGCGGAAATTCGCCTCCTTGAGCGGCGTGCAGCGCGAGCCGATCCCGGGGCCTTCCGCCGACGGCGATGAGCACATTGCGGTTCTTCGGCTGGACGGGGCGATGTTCTTTGGCGCCGCCGAACGCATCCTCCAGGAGATCAGCCAGGTCAACGACGTCCAGGTGGCGATCATCAGGCTCTCGCAGCTGCGGATGCTTGATGCCACGGGCGCCCACGCGCTGGTGGAGGTCATCTCCGCACTGGAACTGCGCGGCATCACGGTCCTGCTTAAGGGTGTGCGGCCGGACCACCTGGACCTGGTGACCAACGTGGGCGTGATCCGTTCACTCCGGCACCACAAACACCTGTTCCAGCATCTTCCGGATGCCGTGGAGCACGCCCGCAACCATGTCCTGCGGAACGCAGCAGCTAGCGCCTGA